In one window of Notolabrus celidotus isolate fNotCel1 chromosome 15, fNotCel1.pri, whole genome shotgun sequence DNA:
- the LOC117827308 gene encoding VID27-like protein — translation MASSAAVNRPPPAHPGPNPESLPSYNHSRIPNPGLQDPGLQGPSQDLGPHVEQSSVLEPKVIFETAEQDDNDGPLILNDNSVVKTCKERRHSLRFSSSDSVLMSDNFLVFSTPAVQQSRSQRPEMENESDASDMGESQRGQSMTLTEHVPSASSEQEEKSSSEQEEKSSSEQEEKSSSEQEEKSSSEQEEKSSSEQEEKSSAEQENPL, via the exons ATGGCGTCATCAGCAGCTGTGAACAGACCTCCTCCAGCTCATCCAGGGCCAAACCCTGAGAGCCTCCCCTCCTACAACCACAGTCGAATACCAAACCCTGGACTGCAGGATCCAGGACTGCAGGGCCCCAGCCAGGATCTGGGACCCCATGTAGAGCAGAGCAGCGTCCTGGAGCCTAAAGTCATCTTTGAGACTGCAGAGCAAGATGACAACGACGGACCTTTAATCCTAAATGACAACTCTGTTGTCAAAACTTGTAAAGAGAGGAGGCACAGCCTCAGGTTTTCCTCCTCGGACTCGGTCCTGATGTCAGACAACTTCCTCGTGTTCAGCACGCCGGCTGTGCAGCAAAGTCGGTCACAGAGGCCAGAAATGGAGAATGAGAGTGATGCCTCTGATATGGGAGAATCGCAGCGAGGCCAGAGCATGACTCTCACAGAACACGTCCCCTCAGCT TCCTCTGAGCAAGAGGAGAAAAGCTCCTCTGAGCAAGAGGAGAAAAGCTCCTCTGAGCAAGAGGAGAAAAGCTCCTCTGAGCAAGAGGAGAAAAGCTCCtctgagcaggaggagaaaagcTCCTCTGAGCAAGAGGAGAAAAGCTCCGCTGAGCAAGAGAATCCTCTCTGA